A segment of the Aromatoleum aromaticum EbN1 genome:
GTCGGCTTGCCAGGCTTCCTGCTTCTTGCGGCGCTGGTCGTAGTCCAGATAAAGCGCGTTGGTGGTGCGCTCCATCTGCTCGTGGCTGACCGAGCCCGCGCGCGTGAGCACGGGAAAGCCGTTGCTGCCGATGATCTGCTCCACGTTCTGGCGCCAGAAGCTCATGCGGATTTCCTCGCGGCGCTTGGTGCGCAGTTCTGCTGTCTCCAGAAAGATCACCACCAGACGGTTCAAGGTGTCGATCTCGTCTTCGCTCAAGTAGTTCTTGGCGATCAGAATGTCCTGCTTGCGCACTCTGGCCCCCTGCCAATGCAGGAGACCAAAGTTTACGTCGTCACGATTGGCGCGGGCGGTGATGAGCTCCGCCGCCGTTTTTTGCGTTACCGCATAGAGCAGCAGGTTTTGCACTGAGGCAAAAAAGGTCTGCGTAGCCTTGTCGGTCTTGTCGTAGTCGCTGGAGAGGGCAAACAGGTCCCGCACTTTTTGGTAGAAGCGCTTCTCCGAGGCACGAATGTCCCGGATGCGCGCCAGCATCTCGTCAAAGTAGTCCGGGCGGCCGTCCGGGTTCTTCAGGCGCTCGTCGTCCAGCGCAAAGCCCTTGAGCAGATACGCCTTGAGCACCGTGGACGCCCAGCGGCGGAACTGCACGCCGCGCGGCGAGCGCACCCGGTAGCCCACGGCCAGGATGGCGTCCAGGTTGTAGAGCTGCGTCCGGTAGCGCTTGCCATCGGCGGCAGTTGTCAAGGATTCCTTGACAACTGAAACCTCGTTCAGCTCCCGGTCCTGAAAGACGTTTTTCAGATGCAGCGAGATGTTCTGCTTGGTGGCGTCGAACAACTCGGCCATCTCCAGCTGCGTCAGCCAAACCGTCTGTTGGTCGGCCCGCAGCTTGATCTGGCTGCGCCCGTCTTCGGTGGTGTAGAGGATCAGCTCGCTCATGCTGCTGGTGCCTCATTGCTCGGATCGTCAAATAGAATCGGATTGAACTGAAAGTGTTTGCGGAAGTCACTCAGCAACTTCCTGAAGAGGGCTTGGTTCTCTTCCATCATGGGCACCGGTTCGTAGAGCGAATAGTTGCCGTGGCTCATGATGTTGACCACTCGCGCATACATCGTCTTGTCCGGACCATCCGCCTCGTCGGGCCGAATGCAGTCATAAAAACTGCCGTAGCCGTGGAAGCTCGCTGTCTTCTCCATGATGGCGCGCAACATGTTGAAGTGGTGGGTGCGCAACTCACCCGATTCAGCCGCATCGCACAGCTCGCGCAGCGAGGCGACATGGTGAAAGAACGGCGTGTTGCCAGTGTCGCGCAGCAGATAGCTCTCACCGGCCCCTTTGCTCAGGAAGTGCCGGTTCGCCTTCCTGCCGAACTCATTGCCCAGCACATTGAAGAACAGCGTGTGGTGCGACGAGACGACCGTCTTGGGCGGGTTCTTCGCGTTCAGCAGCAGCTGCGCCAGATGGTTGGCCACCCCAATCGCGTTGTGCTCGTCTAGCGACGAAATCGGGTCGTCGATGTAGACGTACTTCACCCACCGGTAGGCCTCAATCTCCGGGTCCATCGCCAGTTCCACGATGGCGAGGAAGAAACACCAGATGAAGATGTTCTCCTCGCCCCGCGAAACCTTGATGTCTTCTGCGACCGTCTTCGCACCTTCGATCTCCACTTCGCGTGAGAAGCTCACCTCCCACTCGGTCGTGTCGATGCGGAAATCGAAATCGGCGTAGCGATTCAACAGCGGGCGGATGCGGTTATCCATTTCCAGCTCACCCAGACCCGCGAAAAAACGCGAGTCCTTGTTGATCTTCAGCACCCGCTCGCGGTCGTTCTTCAGATCGTTGTCCCAGTGGAACAGGTCCTCGGTGAATGCGTTGAAGTAGAGCGTGTCGCCCTGAATGTCTTCAAGCTCTATCGTGTCCCCATCTTCTGTCTCGATAGGCTCGCTCGCTTCCGTTAGCAGCGAACCCAGCAGAACTCGCTTCTTGCCCAAGTCCTTGAACGCCACCGATAGCCGTGTCTTGCCGGTGCCGTTGTAGGCGTAGAGCAGGACGAACTTCTTTTGCGCCAACTCCGTTCGGAGCTGCTGCGCGAGTTCGGGCAGACTGGGGAAGCTCATGGGCGCCATGCGCTATGCCTCAACCGGCGACGGGAATAGTTGCTGCATCAGGCCATCCTTGTGGATCTTCAGCGCGGCGAGCTTGTCCGCCTCGGCTGCGATCTGGGCATCCAGGGAGGAAAGAAAGTCGGCGATCCGCTGCTGTTCGGCTGGTTTCGGTGCCGCTAGCTTAAGAGCTTTCAGTTCGTCAGTATTCAGCTTGCCGGTTCCGTGGCCCGCAATGTCGACCATCCTCAACAAGCGTTGCTTATTTCCAAGCAGCAGGAGCGCCACGAACAAGCCTGTCGTTTCACCCTTTGGCAGCAGAGCTTTTACGTCTTGATTGAAGCTCATCTCGCGGCGCAATACGCAGATGGGCACGTTTTTAAGCAAAGTCATGCCTCTCGTCAGCATGAGCACCGTACCAGCAGGAACCAGTTTGGCTCCGTCATCGACAGCAGCGGCCGAGATGTGATCCTCCGCGTCATCCAAGAAAAGCCGCTTCATATCTTTAGCGGAGACCCACGGAATCGAACCATTCCAGAAGGCAAGATTGATCTTCGAGGGAGTGCCGCCAGACTGGAGGTCTACCAGACCATCCAAAGTCGTTGGTTCCCACTTCGGCGAATCGCGGAACTCGGGGAAGCGGAGGCGGGGGAGGGTTTCGCCTTCGCGGGGGAAGAGCTGCTGCATCAGGCCGCGCTTGTAAGTCTTCACGGCCTCGACTTTCCGCCCCTGAGCGGCAATCACCTCGTCCAGCGAAGTCAGGCAGTCGGCGATCTTCTGCTGCTCGTCTGGTAGCGGAGTGGGAATGCTGATGCCGTAAAACTGATCTTTGCTGACGTTCAGCAGGCCGTTGCTACGAGCGCCGCTGGTAATGTGCTTCTTGAGCTGAGCGCCGTGGATGTTCTTCTCAAAGCAGTACTGGAAGTACTCGGCCACAAAACCTTGCTTGAGTCGAAAGCTGATGAACACATTAGGGGCTGCGACTTCACCCAATCCACGGAGTTGATAGACGCATCCCTGAGGAAATTTCAGAGAATTTCCTTTGTTGTAAACGAAGTCCCCATCGCGAACCAACGTATAAAGAGAATACTGATTCCCGGAGATGTCCCGCCCAAATTTCTCTGCCTGAGGGACAAAGCCAATGCCTGCAGAAATACTCACGGGCGTTAGCTTTCGATCTCCAACTCGCTCTGTGACCGGAGTTGATGCATCACCGAGTACGGTGTACTCCCAGCTTGCTCTAGTTCTGAACTCCGGAAACCGCAGTTTCGGCACCGCCGTTGTCTTACCCTTCTTCGCCACGCTTCAATCCTCGTAAGCCTTGAGGCCCGAGATATCCCGGCCACCGGCTCGCTTCTTCAGCAGTGGGACCAAATCAGCCATCAAGGCCAGTTCCTTCTGCGTGCGGGCTTTCCAGCCAAGCTCCAGCGGGGCCAGCAGTTCGGTCAATTGCTCACCGTCGAAAATGCGGCGGGCGAGGATGGCGTCCACAAAGCCTTGCAGCGCCGGCGCGGACAGGCCGTGCTCTGCGGCAAGTTCGGCCAGTTCGCGGGCGGCCTTTGCGGCCTTGAACTGCAGATAGCCCGCGCGGATGGCGCGCTCGTCCAGGCCCTCGCCGGCCTTGAGACTCATCACGTACTCGGTGATGTCGTCGCGCTCGTCGATGAACTTGGCGTCGGCCGCGATCAGGCCAACCAACTGTTCACGGCTCATCGTGGCCTTGCCGGGCTTCCTGGTGGAGAAGTCAGCGATAAGCTTCATGATGTAGTCGTAGTCGATGGTGGCCGAGGCAAAGAGCACGAACTCGAAATCGAGTTGCACCACTTCTTCGCTTTTATCATCGCCCGCGCGGTTGCCGACGCTCGCGCGTTCATCGCGCAGTCGCTTCGCGGTCTCCAGGTACTGGCCGCGGAAGGCGTTCAGTTCGTCCTTGGGCAGAATGCTCTGAATGACCTCTTCCTGCTCGGGCGTGAGATCGGTGTACTGTTCAAGCCGGGTTTGCAGCTTCTGCACTTTCTTGAAGGCCTCGACGAAGCCGATACGGGCATCGTCGCCTTGCAGTTTGGCGATCTCTTCGGGCTTGCCTGAGAGCCCGTACGAGTTCATGAAAATCTGCAGGGCATGCTTGGCCTCTTGCAGCTTTTCGATGACAACGGGGGCCTTGTCCACAAGCCAGATCTTGCGTGCGGCTTCGCCTTTGGCGCCAGAGAAGAGGGCAATGGCGGCATCCACCGCGTCTTGCTGGCCACGGAAGTCGAGGATGTGGCCGAAAGGCTTGGTGTCGTTGAGCACGCGGTTGGTGCGGCTGAAAGCCTGGATGAGGCCGTGATGCTTGAGGTTCTTGTCGACGTAGAGGGTGTTGAGGTACTTGCTGTC
Coding sequences within it:
- a CDS encoding AAA family ATPase, giving the protein MAPMSFPSLPELAQQLRTELAQKKFVLLYAYNGTGKTRLSVAFKDLGKKRVLLGSLLTEASEPIETEDGDTIELEDIQGDTLYFNAFTEDLFHWDNDLKNDRERVLKINKDSRFFAGLGELEMDNRIRPLLNRYADFDFRIDTTEWEVSFSREVEIEGAKTVAEDIKVSRGEENIFIWCFFLAIVELAMDPEIEAYRWVKYVYIDDPISSLDEHNAIGVANHLAQLLLNAKNPPKTVVSSHHTLFFNVLGNEFGRKANRHFLSKGAGESYLLRDTGNTPFFHHVASLRELCDAAESGELRTHHFNMLRAIMEKTASFHGYGSFYDCIRPDEADGPDKTMYARVVNIMSHGNYSLYEPVPMMEENQALFRKLLSDFRKHFQFNPILFDDPSNEAPAA
- a CDS encoding restriction endonuclease subunit S, with product MAKKGKTTAVPKLRFPEFRTRASWEYTVLGDASTPVTERVGDRKLTPVSISAGIGFVPQAEKFGRDISGNQYSLYTLVRDGDFVYNKGNSLKFPQGCVYQLRGLGEVAAPNVFISFRLKQGFVAEYFQYCFEKNIHGAQLKKHITSGARSNGLLNVSKDQFYGISIPTPLPDEQQKIADCLTSLDEVIAAQGRKVEAVKTYKRGLMQQLFPREGETLPRLRFPEFRDSPKWEPTTLDGLVDLQSGGTPSKINLAFWNGSIPWVSAKDMKRLFLDDAEDHISAAAVDDGAKLVPAGTVLMLTRGMTLLKNVPICVLRREMSFNQDVKALLPKGETTGLFVALLLLGNKQRLLRMVDIAGHGTGKLNTDELKALKLAAPKPAEQQRIADFLSSLDAQIAAEADKLAALKIHKDGLMQQLFPSPVEA
- a CDS encoding virulence RhuM family protein, producing the protein MSELILYTTEDGRSQIKLRADQQTVWLTQLEMAELFDATKQNISLHLKNVFQDRELNEVSVVKESLTTAADGKRYRTQLYNLDAILAVGYRVRSPRGVQFRRWASTVLKAYLLKGFALDDERLKNPDGRPDYFDEMLARIRDIRASEKRFYQKVRDLFALSSDYDKTDKATQTFFASVQNLLLYAVTQKTAAELITARANRDDVNFGLLHWQGARVRKQDILIAKNYLSEDEIDTLNRLVVIFLETAELRTKRREEIRMSFWRQNVEQIIGSNGFPVLTRAGSVSHEQMERTTNALYLDYDQRRKKQEAWQADAQDDAELKALENTVKKRPGKPHSI